The Bacillota bacterium genome window below encodes:
- the mnmA gene encoding tRNA 2-thiouridine(34) synthase MnmA, translating to MSARPRVVVAMSGGVDSSVAAALLVREGFDVIGVTLQIWPEGMKPPGRHVGCCSLDAVTDARRVADRLGIAYYVFNFQDVFAESVIGPFTRAYLQGRTPNPCVWCNERVKFGALADRAVQLGAQALATGHYARVEQDPQSGRYLLLRPKDRRKDQTYALWPLTQAQLQRVLFPLAPYTKEEVRELARALRLPVASKPESQEICFIPDGDYRRYLLENAPEARQPGEIVDTSGRVLGEHDGVAFFTVGQRKGLGLAAGRPLYVVDIDPVRRRVVVGERTEAEAWGLEASGVNWIAVPGLYGPMRVEARIRRTAADAAAIIEPVDAPDPKSRVRCLFDSPQWAVTPGQSVVWYRDDVVVGGAIISRALKAVESAAHTTPVEASASK from the coding sequence GTGAGCGCCCGGCCCCGTGTGGTGGTGGCGATGAGCGGCGGGGTGGACAGCTCCGTGGCGGCGGCGCTCCTGGTGCGGGAGGGCTTCGACGTCATCGGCGTGACCCTGCAGATCTGGCCGGAGGGGATGAAGCCGCCGGGACGCCACGTGGGCTGCTGCTCCCTGGACGCAGTGACTGACGCGCGGCGTGTGGCCGACCGGCTGGGGATTGCCTACTACGTCTTCAACTTCCAGGACGTCTTCGCCGAAAGCGTCATCGGGCCGTTCACGCGGGCGTACCTCCAGGGCCGGACGCCCAACCCGTGCGTCTGGTGCAACGAGCGGGTGAAGTTTGGGGCGCTCGCGGACCGGGCGGTACAGCTCGGGGCGCAGGCGCTGGCCACGGGACACTATGCCCGGGTCGAGCAGGACCCGCAGAGCGGTCGCTACCTTTTGCTTCGGCCGAAAGACCGCCGCAAGGACCAGACGTACGCCCTTTGGCCGCTGACCCAGGCGCAACTCCAGCGTGTGCTGTTTCCGCTTGCGCCGTACACGAAGGAAGAGGTGCGCGAGCTTGCCAGGGCCCTGCGTTTGCCGGTGGCGTCCAAGCCCGAGAGCCAGGAGATCTGCTTCATCCCGGACGGCGACTACCGCCGCTACCTGCTCGAGAACGCTCCCGAGGCCAGGCAGCCGGGCGAGATCGTGGACACCTCCGGGCGCGTGCTCGGGGAGCACGACGGCGTGGCGTTTTTCACCGTGGGGCAGCGCAAGGGGCTGGGGCTTGCGGCCGGGAGGCCGCTGTACGTGGTCGACATCGATCCGGTGCGCCGGCGAGTGGTTGTGGGAGAGCGAACCGAGGCGGAGGCGTGGGGGCTGGAGGCCAGCGGGGTCAACTGGATTGCGGTGCCCGGGCTTTACGGCCCGATGCGGGTCGAGGCCCGCATCCGCCGGACGGCGGCGGACGCCGCGGCGATCATTGAGCCGGTGGACGCCCCGGATCCTAAAAGCCGGGTCCGGTGCCTGTTCGACAGCCCCCAGTGGGCCGTCACCCCGGGCCAGTCGGTGGTCTGGTACCGCGACGACGTGGTGGTGGGGGGCGCGATCATATCCAGGGCGCTCAAGGCGGTCGAGAGCGCCGCGCATACTACGCCTGTCGAAGCGTCGGCCTCGAAGTGA
- a CDS encoding AI-2E family transporter: MRERGAFLLSEQRFRYVVGLVAAAAGLLVLWRLRAVVTPFVLALVLAYLLEPLVTLLERRQVPRGAAILTVYLALGLLVALLWVSVVPSISAEVDNLARQLPAQREQWDAMVRQWSQRLRFDSLPPVVSRAADALVGQVERLLEALAARVGGLLVATVSHALNLVLTPVLAYYILKDRERLARGILALVPPCHRRHVVDLALNIDNTLASVIRGQLIVSMSVGALVAVGLMVLKVPYALLLGLVTGLLDIVPYFGPVAAGVPIVALSLAKGPMTALWAAGLLVAANQLEGAWLQPKVMSRSAGLHPLVVIGAVLTGAELAGVIGMLVAVPATSVARDVLRFFMGGRGSGAEETAPARADVPARAPEPGTPAAEGGPSPLPQG; encoded by the coding sequence GTGCGCGAACGCGGTGCCTTTTTGTTGAGCGAACAGCGCTTTCGATATGTGGTAGGCCTTGTTGCCGCCGCCGCCGGGCTTCTCGTGTTGTGGCGGCTCAGGGCCGTGGTGACGCCGTTCGTGCTGGCCCTGGTGCTGGCGTACCTGCTGGAGCCCCTGGTGACCCTCCTGGAGAGGCGACAGGTCCCGCGCGGCGCGGCCATCCTTACGGTGTACCTGGCCCTGGGGCTTCTCGTCGCGCTCTTGTGGGTCAGCGTCGTGCCCTCCATCTCGGCGGAGGTCGACAACCTGGCGCGCCAGCTTCCCGCCCAGCGCGAGCAGTGGGATGCCATGGTGCGGCAGTGGTCCCAGCGCCTGCGCTTCGACTCCCTGCCCCCGGTGGTGTCCCGGGCCGCAGATGCCTTGGTCGGTCAGGTCGAACGCCTGCTGGAGGCGCTCGCCGCCCGGGTAGGGGGCCTGCTGGTCGCGACGGTCTCCCACGCGCTGAACCTCGTGCTCACCCCCGTCCTCGCCTACTACATCCTGAAGGACCGGGAACGGCTGGCCCGGGGCATCCTGGCGCTCGTCCCACCCTGTCACCGCCGGCACGTGGTCGACCTTGCGCTCAACATCGACAACACCCTGGCGTCCGTCATCCGGGGGCAGCTCATCGTCTCCATGTCGGTGGGGGCGCTGGTGGCGGTGGGCTTGATGGTGCTGAAGGTTCCCTACGCCCTGCTGCTGGGGCTCGTGACCGGGCTTCTCGACATCGTGCCGTACTTCGGCCCGGTGGCGGCCGGCGTTCCCATCGTGGCGCTCTCGTTGGCGAAGGGCCCCATGACCGCGCTGTGGGCCGCGGGGCTGCTGGTGGCCGCCAATCAGCTTGAGGGGGCGTGGCTGCAGCCCAAGGTGATGAGCCGGTCGGCGGGGCTGCACCCCCTGGTGGTGATCGGGGCGGTGCTGACGGGCGCCGAACTGGCCGGCGTGATCGGCATGCTGGTGGCCGTGCCGGCGACGTCGGTGGCGCGCGACGTCCTGCGCTTCTTCATGGGGGGCC
- a CDS encoding cysteine desulfurase family protein gives MGEVIYLDNAASMPMCEQARSAMLEVIARGLDAANPSSPHRPGQSVRRLIDESRETAAELLGASPGEILFTSGGTESANLGLIGAARAMRREQGRHGVVVSSIEHHAVLEAAAHLEEEGFAVERAACDGRGVVTPDAVAYALDRLAARGARPAVVAVMLANNEVGTLQPVAQIAEVARRAGALMLTDAVQGPFCEALDVRRLGCQVMALSAHKFGGPKGAGLLYVERGVPFDPILFGGGQERMLRPGTENVAGIAGMAAALSWARESREAIEAHKRALEERLLSRLFREVAGLEVNGAGAPRVPGLVSLYVPGVEAETLLVELDMNGVACSYGAACTAGSLVPSHVLRAMGLPEGRVRSSIRVSIGPFNTPDEINEASERIAGAVRRLREAGDRAAAAGVNKP, from the coding sequence GTGGGCGAGGTGATTTACCTCGACAATGCGGCCAGCATGCCGATGTGCGAGCAGGCCCGGTCGGCCATGCTCGAGGTCATCGCCCGCGGCCTGGACGCCGCCAACCCGTCGAGCCCCCACCGCCCGGGGCAGAGCGTTCGAAGGCTCATTGACGAATCGAGGGAGACCGCCGCCGAGCTTCTCGGTGCATCGCCCGGCGAGATCCTGTTCACCTCGGGGGGCACGGAGTCCGCCAACCTGGGCCTGATCGGCGCGGCCCGCGCGATGCGCCGCGAGCAGGGCCGGCACGGCGTGGTGGTCAGCAGCATCGAGCACCATGCCGTCCTGGAGGCAGCGGCCCACCTGGAGGAAGAGGGCTTCGCGGTCGAGCGTGCCGCTTGCGACGGACGCGGGGTCGTGACGCCAGACGCCGTGGCATACGCCCTGGACCGGCTGGCCGCGAGGGGCGCGCGGCCCGCCGTGGTGGCGGTGATGCTGGCCAACAACGAGGTCGGCACCCTTCAGCCGGTTGCGCAGATCGCCGAGGTGGCGCGGCGGGCCGGAGCCCTCATGCTGACAGACGCCGTTCAGGGGCCGTTTTGCGAGGCCCTCGACGTGAGGCGCCTGGGCTGCCAGGTCATGGCGCTTTCGGCGCACAAGTTCGGCGGGCCCAAGGGGGCCGGCCTGCTTTACGTGGAGCGAGGCGTTCCGTTCGATCCCATCCTGTTCGGCGGGGGCCAGGAGCGCATGCTGCGCCCCGGCACGGAGAACGTGGCGGGCATCGCAGGCATGGCGGCGGCGCTTTCGTGGGCCAGGGAGAGCCGGGAGGCCATCGAGGCCCACAAGCGCGCGCTGGAAGAGCGCTTGCTCTCCCGGCTTTTCCGGGAGGTGGCCGGGCTCGAGGTGAACGGCGCCGGCGCTCCCCGGGTGCCCGGCCTGGTTAGCCTGTACGTACCGGGCGTGGAGGCCGAGACGCTCCTGGTGGAACTCGACATGAACGGGGTTGCCTGCTCGTACGGTGCGGCGTGCACGGCGGGGTCGCTCGTGCCTTCGCACGTGCTGCGGGCCATGGGCCTGCCCGAAGGGCGTGTCCGGAGCTCGATCCGGGTCAGCATCGGGCCGTTCAACACTCCCGACGAGATAAACGAGGCTTCGGAGCGCATCGCAGGCGCCGTGAGGCGGCTGCGCGAGGCCGGGGACAGAGCGGCGGCCGCCGGGGTGAACAAGCCGTGA